The Allorhodopirellula heiligendammensis genome includes a window with the following:
- a CDS encoding DUF4132 domain-containing protein — MVEQSEVAWLPGERDYQIGLRDGKLVCRNPKGKTLASVPKWLKESEAAESLRALAEWLDDHRSECLHQVERWMLRSLSIPREVLQEIWPDSDWQASLKNLVVAPVDARGKADFEQTGLLRDVDAKRGCGVIDLDGETQWLKSPALMVPHPILIADLAELRELASDLAISQTIDQLYRPVNRATAEQRDLKSINDYSDGMFEQLNFALALCRRLGYPVRGGYATCRIWESDTMTEARYYVGDEYPESETYTGQLVFVDASERAVKIGDLGAVTFSEGVRMAEAIFAKRKVEESAEENT; from the coding sequence ATGGTGGAGCAGTCGGAAGTTGCGTGGTTGCCTGGAGAACGCGACTATCAGATCGGGTTGCGAGACGGCAAACTGGTTTGTCGCAACCCCAAGGGCAAGACGCTCGCATCAGTTCCGAAATGGCTGAAAGAGTCCGAGGCTGCAGAGTCACTGCGGGCGTTGGCGGAATGGCTCGACGATCATCGCAGCGAATGCCTGCACCAAGTCGAACGTTGGATGCTGCGATCATTGTCAATCCCACGCGAGGTACTGCAGGAGATCTGGCCGGACTCCGATTGGCAGGCCAGTCTGAAAAACCTCGTCGTCGCTCCCGTTGATGCTCGGGGGAAGGCGGATTTCGAGCAGACCGGACTCTTACGCGACGTCGATGCCAAACGCGGTTGCGGCGTGATCGATTTAGACGGGGAAACCCAGTGGCTTAAGTCACCGGCCCTGATGGTGCCCCATCCCATCTTGATCGCGGATCTTGCCGAACTACGTGAACTCGCCAGTGATCTGGCCATTTCGCAAACGATCGACCAACTCTATCGACCGGTCAATCGAGCAACCGCCGAGCAGCGAGATCTGAAATCGATCAATGACTACTCCGACGGTATGTTCGAGCAGCTCAACTTTGCCTTAGCGCTCTGTCGCCGCCTGGGCTATCCCGTTCGCGGGGGCTACGCCACGTGCCGAATCTGGGAGAGCGACACGATGACCGAAGCTCGGTATTACGTGGGTGACGAGTATCCCGAGTCGGAAACCTATACTGGCCAATTGGTGTTCGTCGACGCGAGTGAGCGAGCGGTAAAAATTGGCGATCTCGGCGCGGTGACCTTCAGTGAGGGAGTCCGCATGGCGGAGGCTATTTTTGCGAAACGAAAGGTCGAAGAATCGGCGGAGGAAAACACATGA
- a CDS encoding tetratricopeptide repeat protein produces MIQYLNPLQWMKWWGQFLFEWCVSIPWRQVSAGLPAMFLVGVLAVLGYLAYSDGGSWRRNLVKQQQQEAFQKEDFATAALLSHRQINAGNDTSDNLYRLAIAQYQLDKKDEAIAVMRQLVARRRDDQAALWLAKELYSGKSWADLSVPERTDFGSLLTLLSSERPDDMVVKLAYMDYLTASGRYAEAIPLLQRLATIRPMYGWQAAILARQIGDTDLATRLASTTLETMQKLHSEEPANPALAIAVVRNQIFLNRHAEAVQVLADSIARMKTAEEQQALRQAMGDTIAAWVSEIKSQPNTTAAERLRVLKLLQVALQYAPNNPQVLTLVADQVLATLNSSDADVVEVRNALVQGTSPGIAHFIRGTTAMMNDDVESAQRHLKLAAEHLPNSSAILNNLAVALAQQGEEHLEEALKLSSQAIKSVDQPSPYFYETRGQILFKMKRYLDAIPDLERALAVDALAANAHLALAECYENLGEPDLAADHQSAADRLKAATPQTPEESKPAPALAPESDPEQAEAPEDQQTATPQEASETSP; encoded by the coding sequence ATGATCCAATATCTTAATCCGCTGCAATGGATGAAGTGGTGGGGCCAGTTTCTCTTCGAATGGTGCGTTTCCATCCCATGGCGGCAGGTATCTGCTGGCCTACCGGCAATGTTCCTGGTAGGAGTACTCGCTGTGCTTGGATATCTGGCCTATAGCGATGGTGGGTCGTGGCGACGAAATTTGGTCAAGCAACAGCAGCAAGAGGCATTTCAAAAAGAAGATTTCGCTACCGCCGCACTCTTGTCGCATCGGCAGATCAACGCAGGCAACGATACCAGTGATAATCTTTATCGATTGGCGATCGCTCAGTACCAACTCGATAAAAAAGACGAGGCCATTGCCGTGATGCGGCAACTGGTGGCGCGGCGCCGAGACGACCAGGCCGCTCTGTGGTTGGCCAAGGAACTGTACTCAGGAAAATCTTGGGCTGATCTCAGCGTCCCCGAGCGTACTGACTTCGGTAGTCTGCTGACACTGCTCTCCAGCGAGCGTCCCGATGATATGGTCGTGAAGCTAGCGTACATGGATTACTTAACCGCTAGCGGGAGATACGCCGAGGCGATCCCCTTGTTACAGCGTTTAGCAACGATCCGCCCCATGTACGGCTGGCAGGCGGCGATCTTGGCTCGACAAATTGGCGATACCGATCTCGCCACACGCCTGGCATCGACCACCTTAGAAACCATGCAGAAATTACACAGTGAAGAGCCCGCCAATCCTGCTCTCGCGATTGCCGTCGTGCGAAATCAAATTTTCTTAAATCGTCACGCCGAGGCCGTTCAGGTCCTGGCCGATTCGATTGCGAGAATGAAAACCGCCGAAGAACAACAAGCCCTGCGTCAAGCAATGGGTGACACGATCGCCGCTTGGGTGTCGGAGATTAAATCGCAACCCAACACCACCGCTGCTGAACGACTGCGAGTTCTTAAGCTGCTGCAAGTGGCCCTGCAATATGCACCGAACAATCCCCAGGTGTTGACCCTGGTTGCCGATCAGGTGCTGGCAACTCTTAACAGTTCGGACGCCGACGTCGTCGAAGTTCGCAATGCTCTGGTGCAAGGCACTTCGCCTGGTATCGCGCACTTCATTCGTGGTACCACAGCGATGATGAATGATGATGTCGAATCTGCTCAACGGCATTTGAAACTTGCGGCAGAGCACTTACCCAACAGCAGTGCGATCCTCAATAATTTGGCCGTGGCACTCGCTCAGCAGGGCGAGGAACATCTTGAAGAAGCCCTGAAGCTCAGCTCGCAAGCGATCAAGTCGGTTGATCAACCAAGTCCGTATTTCTACGAGACCCGTGGCCAGATCCTGTTTAAGATGAAGCGGTATCTCGATGCGATCCCCGATCTTGAACGCGCTCTGGCAGTCGACGCACTTGCAGCGAATGCCCATCTAGCGCTCGCCGAATGCTACGAAAATCTCGGAGAGCCTGATCTGGCCGCCGACCATCAATCAGCCGCTGATCGACTCAAGGCTGCGACGCCACAGACGCCAGAGGAGTCGAAGCCAGCACCAGCGTTAGCCCCCGAATCGGACCCAGAGCAAGCGGAGGCTCCCGAAGACCAGCAGACGGCGACTCCGCAAGAAGCCTCTGAAACTTCCCCGTGA
- a CDS encoding DNA-binding protein encodes MSSVKSKPTKAPQSKQKPTPQKKTAQQIRWDAQLAAGGMVAPTAKVDESATEKVVARRYTGTALGDRVVVRLSADRLGPAEDLAMEFLGLQPDGESKPIARQSRQALGFASWALINHPENAKDALALVKRIKAAGRKAKSKPGHAMDAFVEMAAELNRSVRHFLPPFWEEVARIYKDLGNTTYAGRAIGKALEAERVHSLDVDPHRRRDAVLEFTLSGCLSGKALTEYTRDLANQFEPAEAFETLSDLTVRRTLGGMPPMATAATDLSKFAKSAGKDADAEIDAFLLAVISSPAMARASMQFWKSVKKNVARLVAYDDAFGMWLLAHTDPQSSYRCDSPVWAWLDLLDQWNVLPLLAKPASELPAEVEIPGGRAGWIGRLASVESSPNPRVFDLIAQTADVIRAADVPISLTRRGYYGGVLDVDVIELILELGLPIAFTADHRGLDFDGWLRADVDHDRRNSQLRHLIADERFGPKVYSQLEALVTFTGRTPDRHSYGRTVAAQRSFEEAAAGHDAVGELWWRFLDDHVKRLETGGLRDVEESLNVLAKCAGRTTGEQFPELGSRLSNVDLVAALHRTLAAGVLDEYGWPALDEFGDEQKLPKISEYRSKAVASFPYLTMLLNNKVESFGPDGHHTLGEFTLGKNQRLEKMVRVGDDAVLGLLDTSSGYEYKIAWLSEGGRSKPTSQYFYGLNVDALIPYDGGVFYGTRVLHAGDDLLPNSRHWFSDGERFWNQQDQYRAWNEFDDDEEETAADAAKRLGLQEIDPLTGNVIRESVPPWFEEHLPAGGRISWSTSHLMPAPHAVKSSPLGVANGMLGLRIVRRRDHQYESLSIDGRSAVLAPGPSATDEMHFAAAIIDKPASDSHWVISNSDELIDLDTGIRIGSLTGNLTRYREGQPIALPPLFLHFFQVRCATSSKKLRQITVAQSKKLFAAGGIEHEALKTKEDPAHPDANRTATGAAVSKLLPKAPPRLVTGVARIARAAAVEQISLNKLTRQVLGEPIDGTPTTEANVKSSNLQASSEAIRNGLAELYIPFAQGMVPQPYRGYYHDAMDPAQLTTAVEFFRGGPVERLPKGGSWYFGMLDDAAAVAWKLFWQHGHTGADDGVPVPQRLTGDWIEALRFVADCGILDLPGEFVVHVADSPEEATYKKLVKAGKAPSDDRAIAIVEGKTRHIAYKVGNYLTEKVVALSYAEKGSPKPPKGFAIEHTLPLRKLWKGNALHHFLTAVAEVQSLPLVPLEKLESAAEQLGVSPIQVALGWMGNFRTQLYGQEKLTKELRAHYGWKVNEIKTAVTAAEADPVSLSVLASGCRRNSAGALGKSVDITFRFMVDAWKQTRQATVHLHADLIGQMQSLRTGYQPLDTKLLSELLADPGSSPVLLPRQLHFGYETKHRQKMLSGTLTPPMPFSINAVLPSLPDAIAFLNYRLPHGDEARRKLPGLIDAVRAYFEHPHVVLPMGCSRTESYRADQTTDVEGTVGNFSTRIAKCEQTEDGYYRFDSGLVVGAVMPPAADLWFRPAKLLTEKDSADLHAAAALTFDWETDGTEHLQFADCVRAMRRDEMSGIRDNNDDGARELSIADGAWEQDPRISATDTVSQVMQQLKISEDAATMYLQLLALHDCTYANIKLWNAWTTTRLKAVAQELVDGEYVVTAKRSRAGRDVFLPGGWEPLKLPNLPIETWKLVMFGYQNTDRLRGGYASLIVCPRCVGDQFRLAWQRIVDGDSPKYEETMSS; translated from the coding sequence ATGAGCAGCGTGAAATCGAAGCCAACAAAGGCGCCCCAATCCAAACAGAAACCCACACCTCAAAAGAAAACTGCTCAGCAAATTCGCTGGGATGCTCAACTGGCGGCAGGAGGGATGGTTGCCCCGACAGCTAAAGTTGATGAAAGTGCGACCGAGAAAGTCGTTGCGCGACGTTACACCGGGACGGCTCTGGGTGATCGTGTCGTCGTGCGACTGAGCGCCGACCGCTTGGGCCCGGCGGAAGATTTGGCTATGGAGTTTTTGGGCTTACAGCCTGACGGCGAGAGCAAGCCGATAGCCCGGCAAAGCCGCCAAGCACTGGGATTTGCGAGCTGGGCATTGATCAACCATCCAGAGAATGCCAAGGACGCACTTGCGCTCGTCAAACGCATCAAAGCGGCCGGGCGCAAAGCCAAGTCGAAACCAGGTCACGCGATGGACGCGTTTGTCGAAATGGCGGCTGAGCTGAACCGATCGGTTCGACATTTCCTGCCGCCGTTTTGGGAAGAGGTTGCGAGGATCTACAAGGATCTGGGCAACACGACCTATGCGGGACGGGCGATCGGCAAAGCTCTCGAAGCGGAGCGGGTGCACTCGCTCGATGTCGACCCCCATCGACGCCGTGACGCTGTGCTCGAGTTCACACTCAGCGGCTGCTTATCGGGCAAGGCCTTGACGGAGTACACGCGAGATCTCGCAAACCAATTCGAGCCGGCCGAGGCATTCGAGACACTATCGGATCTGACGGTGCGTCGAACCCTGGGTGGGATGCCACCGATGGCGACGGCTGCCACGGATCTTTCCAAATTTGCAAAATCTGCGGGCAAAGATGCCGACGCGGAGATAGATGCATTCTTACTTGCAGTGATTTCATCACCGGCGATGGCGCGAGCATCCATGCAGTTTTGGAAATCTGTGAAGAAGAACGTCGCCAGGCTTGTTGCTTACGACGACGCATTTGGCATGTGGCTGCTCGCCCACACCGACCCACAGTCGTCCTACCGTTGTGATAGCCCCGTGTGGGCGTGGTTGGATTTGCTGGACCAGTGGAACGTGCTGCCGCTACTGGCCAAACCGGCGTCCGAGTTACCCGCAGAGGTTGAAATTCCTGGTGGCCGCGCCGGCTGGATCGGGCGACTGGCATCGGTGGAATCATCGCCCAATCCCCGTGTTTTTGATTTGATTGCCCAGACGGCAGATGTGATTCGCGCCGCGGACGTGCCGATTTCACTCACGCGTCGAGGCTACTACGGCGGCGTTCTCGACGTGGATGTCATCGAGCTGATACTGGAATTGGGGTTGCCCATCGCCTTCACAGCGGATCATCGAGGATTGGACTTTGACGGTTGGTTACGCGCCGACGTCGATCACGACCGCCGCAATTCGCAGCTCCGCCATCTGATTGCCGATGAGCGATTCGGCCCCAAGGTGTATTCGCAGTTGGAAGCGTTGGTCACCTTTACCGGCCGCACTCCCGATCGGCATTCGTACGGGCGGACCGTGGCAGCTCAGCGCAGCTTTGAAGAGGCGGCGGCAGGTCACGATGCGGTCGGCGAGTTGTGGTGGCGGTTTCTCGATGACCACGTCAAACGTCTCGAGACAGGTGGTCTGCGTGACGTCGAAGAGAGCCTCAACGTACTGGCGAAGTGCGCGGGACGAACGACTGGGGAACAGTTTCCGGAATTGGGGAGCAGGTTGTCTAACGTCGATCTCGTCGCGGCGCTTCATCGCACCCTGGCCGCAGGCGTTCTCGATGAATACGGCTGGCCAGCCCTCGATGAATTTGGTGATGAGCAGAAACTGCCGAAGATCTCCGAATATCGATCCAAGGCGGTCGCCAGCTTCCCATACCTTACGATGCTGCTGAACAATAAGGTGGAGTCCTTCGGTCCCGACGGCCACCATACACTTGGCGAGTTCACGTTGGGTAAAAACCAGCGTCTTGAGAAGATGGTGCGCGTGGGCGATGACGCTGTCCTCGGACTGCTCGATACCAGTTCCGGTTACGAGTACAAAATCGCGTGGTTGAGTGAAGGTGGCAGAAGCAAACCGACCAGCCAGTATTTCTACGGTCTGAACGTCGACGCGTTGATACCGTACGACGGCGGCGTGTTTTACGGCACCCGCGTGTTGCATGCCGGAGACGATTTGCTACCGAATTCGCGACACTGGTTTTCAGATGGTGAACGATTCTGGAATCAGCAGGATCAGTACCGAGCTTGGAACGAGTTCGATGACGATGAAGAGGAGACTGCCGCGGATGCCGCCAAGCGTCTCGGCCTGCAGGAGATCGATCCGCTTACCGGAAACGTAATCCGAGAGAGTGTGCCGCCGTGGTTCGAAGAACACCTGCCCGCTGGCGGTAGGATTAGCTGGTCGACGTCCCACCTCATGCCAGCCCCCCATGCCGTGAAATCATCACCGCTCGGTGTTGCCAACGGAATGCTCGGTTTGCGCATTGTCCGACGGCGCGACCATCAGTACGAAAGTCTTAGCATTGATGGGCGCAGCGCCGTGCTCGCTCCCGGGCCCTCCGCAACCGACGAGATGCATTTTGCAGCGGCGATTATCGATAAACCTGCGAGTGACTCCCACTGGGTCATTTCCAATAGCGACGAACTCATCGATCTCGATACGGGCATAAGGATCGGATCACTTACGGGCAATCTGACTCGTTATCGTGAAGGCCAACCGATCGCCCTGCCGCCGCTGTTCCTGCACTTCTTTCAAGTGCGATGCGCGACGAGCTCGAAAAAGTTACGCCAGATTACAGTGGCGCAAAGTAAGAAGCTGTTTGCTGCTGGTGGCATCGAGCACGAAGCACTTAAAACCAAAGAGGATCCAGCGCATCCCGACGCCAACCGCACCGCCACCGGCGCGGCAGTGAGCAAATTACTGCCGAAAGCACCGCCACGATTGGTGACCGGCGTGGCCCGCATCGCCCGTGCGGCCGCCGTCGAACAGATTTCACTCAACAAATTGACTCGGCAAGTGTTGGGCGAGCCCATCGACGGGACACCCACAACCGAAGCCAATGTGAAGAGCTCCAATCTTCAGGCATCGAGTGAAGCGATTCGCAATGGCTTGGCGGAGCTCTACATTCCGTTTGCGCAAGGCATGGTACCGCAGCCCTACCGGGGCTATTACCACGATGCGATGGATCCGGCACAGCTGACAACAGCGGTTGAATTTTTTCGCGGGGGCCCCGTGGAACGTTTGCCCAAAGGTGGCAGCTGGTATTTCGGAATGCTCGACGATGCAGCGGCAGTGGCATGGAAACTTTTTTGGCAGCATGGCCACACTGGAGCCGACGATGGGGTCCCCGTCCCGCAGCGACTGACCGGTGATTGGATCGAGGCGCTTCGGTTTGTTGCCGATTGCGGCATCCTCGATTTACCTGGCGAGTTTGTCGTGCATGTCGCCGATTCCCCTGAGGAGGCAACTTACAAAAAGCTCGTCAAGGCTGGGAAAGCACCTAGCGATGATCGCGCGATTGCAATTGTTGAAGGCAAGACACGGCATATCGCCTATAAAGTGGGCAACTACCTCACTGAGAAAGTCGTGGCCCTCTCCTATGCTGAAAAAGGCAGCCCCAAACCCCCTAAGGGATTCGCGATCGAACACACGTTGCCGCTGCGTAAGCTGTGGAAGGGCAACGCTCTACATCACTTTCTCACGGCAGTCGCTGAAGTCCAATCACTGCCCCTAGTCCCACTCGAAAAGCTTGAGTCCGCCGCCGAACAATTGGGGGTATCTCCGATTCAAGTGGCGCTCGGTTGGATGGGAAATTTCCGCACGCAGCTGTACGGTCAAGAGAAACTCACCAAGGAATTGCGAGCACACTACGGATGGAAGGTTAATGAGATCAAGACGGCGGTGACAGCCGCCGAGGCCGATCCAGTTTCACTATCGGTTTTAGCCTCCGGTTGCCGTCGCAATAGCGCAGGTGCTCTGGGCAAGAGTGTCGACATCACCTTCCGGTTCATGGTCGACGCTTGGAAACAAACTCGCCAAGCGACGGTTCATCTGCATGCCGATTTAATTGGCCAGATGCAGTCGCTACGGACAGGCTATCAGCCACTGGACACTAAATTACTAAGCGAACTGCTGGCTGATCCAGGCTCGTCACCGGTATTGCTGCCCCGCCAGCTGCATTTCGGGTATGAAACCAAACACCGCCAAAAAATGCTCAGCGGGACGCTTACCCCACCCATGCCTTTCAGTATCAATGCGGTATTACCGAGCCTGCCTGACGCGATTGCCTTTCTGAACTACCGCTTGCCGCATGGCGATGAAGCACGTAGGAAACTGCCCGGTTTGATCGATGCGGTACGCGCGTACTTCGAGCATCCGCACGTAGTTTTGCCGATGGGATGCAGTCGGACCGAGTCATACCGGGCCGACCAAACCACAGACGTCGAAGGCACCGTCGGTAATTTTTCAACGCGGATTGCGAAGTGCGAACAGACCGAAGATGGCTACTATCGTTTCGACAGCGGATTGGTGGTGGGCGCGGTCATGCCACCCGCTGCCGACTTGTGGTTCCGCCCAGCCAAGTTACTCACCGAGAAAGACTCAGCCGACTTGCATGCCGCCGCAGCGTTGACGTTTGACTGGGAGACAGACGGCACCGAACATCTGCAATTCGCAGATTGTGTTCGCGCCATGCGTCGCGACGAAATGAGTGGAATTCGCGATAACAATGACGATGGTGCCCGCGAACTGTCGATTGCTGACGGTGCTTGGGAACAGGATCCGCGAATTTCAGCGACTGACACGGTGTCACAAGTGATGCAGCAGCTCAAGATCAGCGAAGACGCTGCCACGATGTATCTGCAGTTGCTCGCACTGCACGATTGCACCTACGCGAACATTAAGTTGTGGAACGCCTGGACAACGACACGCTTGAAGGCGGTGGCCCAGGAATTAGTCGATGGAGAATACGTTGTTACTGCCAAACGCAGCCGCGCCGGACGAGACGTTTTCTTGCCCGGTGGCTGGGAGCCGCTCAAACTCCCAAACCTACCTATTGAAACCTGGAAACTTGTCATGTTCGGCTATCAAAACACGGATCGCCTTCGTGGCGGGTATGCAAGCTTGATCGTCTGTCCGCGCTGTGTTGGCGATCAATTTCGCTTGGCGTGGCAGCGCATTGTCGATGGTGATTCACCCAAATATGAAGAGACGATGTCATCGTAA
- the xrtU gene encoding exosortase U translates to MSLDEAQVDRTVVAAQRVKPQLTATADSISVARSVWTWFWVGLLVACLPMLAIYFTRMWRLEQYQYFPFAIGIVAWLVWTRSDRRFYPPANLISLAALALGGIAFAGGLVLRSPWFTAIAFFFFASGCLASMRSRSGSSLLTLALPLVLLVRMPLGYDQLLVIELQRITTVLSSLLLDVVGVPHAVDHNVIQLPGRELFVAEACSGIQSVFTLAFLSTLLIAIYHRRLWLAPFYLAIALILAVAGNVLRVTMVAIADSWWGVDWATGWPHDLLGYTTLGLSSLFLVSFDQWIVSFLHPTSQSSGASDHNPVIQFWNWIVDDGSTEDMVERYYKSGTAATVVAEPAYRIKLRSWMNRLQVKPALIATVCLSVILLGVTTTRALSVAPIAVDGGSGMFVEGLIFDPSDGLFQGVSDDFELVDRQTSRDNENPILGWNSDTWRYGRPRESVVGQFTISQTYSRFHELCICYQGLDWSLLDRYRRDITPQTEAFVQVEEEPVGAPVAYALFTNSDGAHGYLWYASVSETGKMMQPPERPGRLGSRLADSLDGDDSESNEPIMMLQLWVTAADQLDASTTARITRDFASIRQTVADQITKGATK, encoded by the coding sequence ATGAGTTTGGACGAAGCACAAGTTGACAGGACTGTTGTTGCTGCCCAACGGGTAAAGCCCCAACTAACCGCTACGGCTGATTCGATTTCCGTCGCAAGATCTGTGTGGACGTGGTTCTGGGTGGGGTTGCTGGTGGCATGCCTACCCATGCTGGCTATCTACTTTACGCGGATGTGGCGACTGGAGCAGTACCAGTACTTTCCGTTTGCGATTGGGATTGTCGCGTGGCTGGTATGGACCCGTAGCGACCGCCGATTCTATCCACCCGCGAACCTGATCAGCCTAGCTGCACTGGCTCTCGGAGGAATTGCCTTCGCCGGCGGCTTGGTGCTGCGTTCGCCCTGGTTCACCGCGATCGCCTTCTTCTTCTTTGCCAGCGGTTGCCTGGCGAGCATGCGTAGTCGCAGTGGTAGCTCACTGCTGACGCTGGCCCTCCCCTTGGTGCTGCTCGTTCGCATGCCGTTGGGCTACGACCAACTCCTCGTCATTGAATTGCAGCGAATCACGACGGTACTATCAAGCCTGCTGCTCGATGTTGTCGGGGTACCCCATGCGGTCGATCACAACGTTATCCAACTTCCCGGCCGTGAACTGTTCGTCGCTGAAGCATGCAGCGGGATCCAGTCTGTCTTCACGCTCGCGTTCCTCAGTACTCTACTAATCGCGATCTACCATCGGCGGCTCTGGCTGGCCCCATTTTATTTAGCCATCGCGTTGATCTTGGCGGTTGCTGGCAATGTGCTGCGGGTGACCATGGTCGCGATCGCCGATAGTTGGTGGGGTGTGGATTGGGCTACGGGCTGGCCACACGATCTGTTGGGGTACACCACACTCGGGCTGTCCTCCCTATTTCTGGTATCATTCGATCAATGGATCGTGTCGTTTCTGCATCCGACGAGTCAATCGTCTGGTGCCTCCGATCACAATCCTGTCATTCAGTTTTGGAACTGGATTGTCGATGATGGCTCGACCGAGGACATGGTCGAGCGGTATTACAAGTCGGGGACTGCCGCAACCGTGGTGGCTGAACCGGCATACCGAATCAAGCTGCGTAGCTGGATGAATCGCCTGCAGGTCAAGCCCGCCTTGATCGCCACGGTTTGCTTGTCGGTTATCTTGTTGGGCGTCACCACCACCCGAGCACTTTCAGTCGCGCCAATTGCAGTTGACGGCGGCTCGGGCATGTTTGTCGAAGGCTTGATCTTTGATCCTTCCGATGGACTCTTTCAAGGCGTGTCCGATGACTTTGAGTTAGTCGATCGGCAGACATCACGCGACAATGAAAATCCAATTCTTGGTTGGAATTCCGATACATGGCGTTATGGCCGCCCCCGTGAATCCGTTGTTGGTCAATTCACCATCAGTCAAACGTACTCGCGTTTTCATGAGCTATGCATCTGCTATCAAGGGCTGGACTGGTCTCTGTTGGATCGCTATCGCCGCGATATTACTCCCCAGACGGAAGCCTTTGTGCAGGTGGAGGAAGAGCCTGTGGGAGCTCCCGTCGCCTACGCCCTCTTTACTAATTCGGACGGCGCACATGGTTACCTGTGGTACGCCTCGGTTTCCGAGACGGGCAAGATGATGCAGCCACCGGAGCGTCCGGGACGTTTGGGGTCTCGATTAGCTGATTCCTTGGACGGAGATGACAGCGAGTCCAATGAGCCCATCATGATGTTGCAATTGTGGGTGACCGCCGCGGATCAACTCGATGCTTCTACGACAGCCCGAATCACCCGTGACTTTGCGTCGATTCGGCAAACGGTCGCGGACCAAATTACGAAGGGGGCAACCAAATGA